The DNA segment CTTTTTTAATATTCATCCGAAATACCTCTACAACACCTCGGGAGCCAGAGAAATGATCTTCATGAACTGCTTCTCCCGCAACTCCCGCGCCACGGGCCCGAAAATACGCGTCCCGCGAGGTTCCTTCTGTTCATTTATTATGACGGCGGCATTATCGGAAAAACGAATAATGGAACCGTCGCGTCTTCTCGTCTCGGCTTTGGTGCGCACCACCACGGCCTTGCATTTTTCCGACTTCTTCACTGTCCCGCCGGGGATGGCGTCCTTTACGGTCACGACAATAATATCGCCCAGTCGGGCGTAGCGCCTTTTCGATCCGCCCAAAATGCGGAAGCACATCACGCTGCGGGCACCGGAATTGTCGGCCACATTCAAATTGGTATATTCCTGTATCATCTTACTTTCTCCCGATTCTTCGTGCGGTCGCGCGCTACTTCGCCTTCTCTATGACTTCCACCAGACGCCAGCGCTTCAGCGCCGAAAGCGGCCTGGTTTCCATAATTTTTACCAGATCGCCCACATGGGCTTCGTTCTTCTCGTCATGGGCGTAAAACTTGGAAAAGGTCTTGACAATCCGATTGTAAAGAGGATGCTTCATCGTCCGCTCCGTCTTCACAATCACCGTCTTTTCCATCTTGTCCGATATTACCCGGCCGAACCGGATTTTGCGCATACTCCTGTTCATTTTCTACCCATTTCCTATTCAGATTTCTCGGCCGGCCCCGATGAGCTCTTTGCCTTGGCC comes from the Candidatus Zixiibacteriota bacterium genome and includes:
- the rplN gene encoding 50S ribosomal protein L14 (Evidence 2a : Function from experimental evidences in other organisms; Product type s : structure) — its product is MIQEYTNLNVADNSGARSVMCFRILGGSKRRYARLGDIIVVTVKDAIPGGTVKKSEKCKAVVVRTKAETRRRDGSIIRFSDNAAVIINEQKEPRGTRIFGPVARELREKQFMKIISLAPEVL
- the rpsQ gene encoding 30S ribosomal subunit protein S17 (Evidence 2a : Function from experimental evidences in other organisms; PubMedId : 10094780, 12244297, 12809609, 151587, 344065, 3892488, 7556101, 781296, 9868784; Product type s : structure) — its product is MNRSMRKIRFGRVISDKMEKTVIVKTERTMKHPLYNRIVKTFSKFYAHDEKNEAHVGDLVKIMETRPLSALKRWRLVEVIEKAK